A genomic region of Pseudoalteromonas piscicida contains the following coding sequences:
- a CDS encoding response regulator transcription factor, with translation MFAKEYSNNSLAWQDRAFFILTHARANTSSTNYTVLIKVLETLGHTVKVDTRLPEPALREQIALFLVDTEHRDCNELISAEVKLLAAKYKVLLFNANEDSVNEKTALLGNVKGILYHNAPPETLFQGLSSVLKGELWFCRSAISEAFSELIAAMPQALPNSDIILSNEELNMLTGREKSVIKLIAAGAKNEDIADRLNISSHTVKTHIYSAFKKTNSRNRVELANWALRHIPIVSLN, from the coding sequence ATGTTTGCAAAGGAATATTCCAACAACTCGCTAGCATGGCAAGATCGAGCATTTTTTATTCTGACTCATGCTCGAGCGAATACCAGTTCCACCAATTATACTGTGCTTATCAAAGTGCTAGAGACGCTAGGACATACGGTAAAAGTTGATACTCGACTACCAGAGCCTGCGCTGCGTGAACAAATCGCATTATTTTTGGTAGATACAGAGCACCGAGATTGCAACGAACTCATTAGTGCTGAAGTAAAACTATTGGCGGCTAAATATAAAGTCCTGCTCTTTAATGCCAATGAAGACAGCGTTAATGAAAAAACGGCGCTACTTGGCAATGTAAAAGGCATACTCTATCACAATGCTCCGCCAGAGACGTTATTTCAAGGATTAAGCAGTGTGCTCAAAGGCGAACTTTGGTTTTGTCGCAGCGCCATCTCAGAGGCATTTAGCGAACTGATTGCCGCGATGCCACAAGCATTGCCTAACAGCGACATTATCTTAAGTAATGAAGAGTTAAATATGCTTACCGGCAGAGAAAAGTCTGTGATCAAGCTTATTGCTGCTGGTGCTAAAAACGAAGATATTGCAGATAGACTAAACATCAGTAGTCATACAGTTAAAACGCATATCTACAGCGCATTTAAAAAAACCAATTCACGCAACCGAGTTGAGCTTGCTAATTGGGCGCTACGCCATATACCAATAGTGAGTTTGAATTAA
- the pyrE gene encoding orotate phosphoribosyltransferase, with the protein MKPYQKEFIEFALEKQVLKFGEFTLKSGRTSPYFFNAGLFNTGRDLARLGRFYASALEDASIEFDVLFGPAYKGIPIATTTAVALADHHNKDVPYCFNRKEKKEHGEGGNLVGSALEGRIMLVDDVITAGTAIRESMEIIAANGADLAGVLIALDRQEKGKAELSAIQEVERDFNTQVVSIVKLADLITYLEQQGGMDAHLDAVKAYRDSYGVA; encoded by the coding sequence ATGAAACCGTATCAAAAAGAGTTTATTGAATTTGCCTTAGAAAAGCAGGTGCTTAAGTTTGGTGAGTTTACGTTAAAGTCTGGTCGTACTAGCCCTTATTTTTTCAATGCAGGCTTGTTTAACACAGGTCGTGATCTGGCGCGTTTAGGTCGTTTCTATGCTTCGGCATTGGAAGATGCTAGCATTGAGTTTGATGTGTTGTTTGGCCCAGCGTACAAAGGTATTCCTATTGCGACAACGACTGCCGTTGCACTTGCCGATCATCACAACAAAGATGTGCCTTATTGCTTTAATCGTAAAGAAAAGAAAGAGCACGGTGAAGGCGGTAACTTAGTAGGTTCGGCGCTTGAAGGTCGTATTATGCTTGTTGATGATGTGATCACCGCGGGTACTGCTATTCGTGAGTCGATGGAAATTATTGCTGCTAATGGTGCTGATCTTGCCGGTGTATTAATCGCATTAGATCGCCAAGAAAAAGGCAAAGCTGAGCTTTCTGCTATTCAGGAAGTTGAGCGCGACTTTAATACTCAAGTGGTGTCTATCGTGAAATTGGCTGATCTGATCACATACCTTGAGCAACAAGGCGGTATGGATGCGCACTTGGATGCAGTTAAAGCATACCGTGATAGCTACGGTGTAGCGTAA
- a CDS encoding tyrosine-type recombinase/integrase, with translation MASMTAKQVASLAKSGEPTRKSDGKGLYFVVPDSGAPYWALRYSGNGKRKQMTLGQYPGMSLADARSEAEVFKRDLRQGVDPLIAKQRQKWTGIISVDDLFEDWYKNDLEPRLKHPNIPARIYRKEIKPVIGEFKIQDVTALDVREIIQRVRDSGRLTIANDTLGYMKQLFKHALKLELTANNPAAPFTINDAGGLEKTRKRALELNEIEKIFKVFRSHLNSFGRENYLLCYLFLVLGNRKSELCEAPWSEFDLEESVWHIPEWRVKTSIAISIPLPSQAMTWLSELKVRSMGSEYVFPARRRSNLLHMGPDTLNSAISKLFGREAGRKIQPPNVMCDIEHFTVHDLRRTFRSLAASVGTPNHVARLCINHRQGGVDGIYDRYEYFGERKAAHQKVADLVTPLIHLE, from the coding sequence ATGGCATCAATGACCGCAAAGCAGGTGGCATCACTTGCAAAATCAGGAGAGCCGACAAGGAAATCCGACGGAAAAGGACTCTACTTTGTCGTTCCAGACTCGGGAGCGCCCTATTGGGCCCTTCGATATAGTGGAAATGGCAAACGTAAACAAATGACTCTGGGGCAGTACCCTGGTATGTCGTTGGCCGATGCAAGATCAGAAGCCGAAGTGTTTAAACGTGACTTAAGGCAAGGCGTAGATCCCCTCATTGCAAAACAGCGTCAAAAGTGGACTGGTATCATATCGGTCGATGATTTATTTGAGGATTGGTATAAAAACGATTTAGAGCCAAGGCTAAAGCATCCCAACATTCCAGCGCGAATATATCGGAAGGAGATTAAGCCGGTCATCGGCGAGTTTAAAATCCAGGACGTCACAGCTCTGGATGTTCGAGAGATAATTCAAAGAGTTAGGGATAGTGGCCGTTTGACCATTGCCAATGACACGCTTGGTTACATGAAGCAACTTTTCAAGCACGCATTAAAGCTTGAGCTAACCGCCAATAATCCCGCTGCACCGTTCACAATAAACGATGCTGGAGGGCTCGAAAAAACTCGTAAGCGAGCATTAGAGCTAAATGAAATAGAGAAAATATTTAAAGTATTTCGTAGTCATCTAAACAGTTTTGGTAGAGAGAACTATTTATTGTGCTATCTCTTCTTGGTACTAGGTAATAGGAAGAGTGAACTGTGTGAGGCTCCCTGGTCAGAGTTCGACCTAGAGGAATCTGTCTGGCATATCCCAGAGTGGCGGGTAAAGACAAGCATCGCTATATCTATTCCTCTGCCAAGCCAAGCAATGACATGGCTCAGTGAGCTCAAAGTAAGATCGATGGGTTCTGAATACGTTTTTCCAGCCCGACGCCGAAGCAATCTATTACATATGGGACCTGATACCCTGAATAGCGCAATCTCAAAGTTGTTTGGACGAGAAGCTGGGAGGAAGATTCAGCCACCCAACGTGATGTGTGACATAGAGCATTTTACAGTACATGACTTACGGCGAACATTCAGGAGTCTAGCTGCATCAGTAGGAACACCAAATCACGTCGCTCGGTTGTGCATCAATCACCGGCAGGGAGGAGTTGACGGGATATATGACCGGTATGAGTACTTTGGAGAACGGAAAGCTGCTCACCAGAAGGTAGCCGATCTAGTTACACCTCTCATTCATCTGGAGTAA
- a CDS encoding YicC/YloC family endoribonuclease: MIHSMTAYARKEVKGDWGTGVWEIRSVNQRYLETFIRAPEQFRGLEPVIRERLRKHLQRGKVEVFLKFTANPAHVGQLTVNESLAKQLVESAKWLQSQSGGDINPVDILRWPGVMEAEEVDLDTVNSELLGGFDELVEDFKAARASEGENLETMLTTRLEGILEQVAIVEGYMPEVTKWQREKLSQKLEELKTDIDEGRLEQELIYLAQKQDVAEELDRLKSHVKETHKILKKGGACGRRLDFMMQEFNRESNTLASKSINSDITNAAVELRVLIEQMREQIQNIE, encoded by the coding sequence ATGATCCATAGTATGACCGCCTACGCCCGCAAAGAAGTGAAAGGTGACTGGGGCACTGGGGTTTGGGAAATTCGTTCAGTGAATCAACGCTACCTCGAAACCTTTATCCGCGCACCAGAACAATTTAGAGGCTTAGAGCCAGTAATACGTGAACGCCTGCGTAAACACTTACAACGCGGCAAAGTTGAAGTATTCCTAAAGTTCACCGCAAATCCTGCACACGTTGGCCAACTAACCGTCAACGAATCGCTCGCAAAGCAACTTGTTGAAAGCGCAAAGTGGCTACAATCACAAAGCGGCGGTGATATTAACCCTGTAGATATTCTACGCTGGCCAGGCGTAATGGAAGCCGAAGAAGTCGATTTAGACACCGTAAACAGCGAACTGTTAGGTGGCTTTGATGAACTTGTAGAAGACTTTAAAGCTGCACGAGCAAGTGAAGGCGAAAACCTAGAAACCATGCTCACCACTCGTCTTGAAGGTATTCTAGAGCAAGTTGCCATCGTTGAAGGCTACATGCCTGAAGTCACTAAGTGGCAACGTGAAAAACTTTCACAAAAATTAGAAGAACTAAAAACCGACATCGACGAAGGCCGCCTAGAGCAAGAGCTGATTTACCTTGCGCAAAAGCAAGATGTTGCAGAAGAACTCGACCGCCTCAAGTCACACGTCAAAGAAACCCACAAAATCCTCAAAAAAGGAGGCGCTTGTGGCCGTCGTTTAGACTTTATGATGCAAGAATTCAACCGCGAATCTAACACCCTAGCCTCAAAGTCAATCAACAGCGATATCACCAACGCCGCCGTTGAACTTAGAGTGTTAATTGAGCAAATGCGCGAACAGATCCAGAATATTGAATAA
- the rph gene encoding ribonuclease PH — protein sequence MRPSERTANQIRPVTFTRNYTMHAEGSVMVEFGNTKVLCTASVEAGVPRFMKGQGKGWITAEYGMLPRSTHTRNNREAARGKQGGRTMEIQRLIARALRAAVDLKALGENTITIDCDVIQADGGTRTASISGACVALVDALTHMRAKGMINVNPLKFMIAAISVGVYKGQPITDLEYLEDSEAETDMNVIMTETGKLIEVQGTAEGEPFSFDELDELLGLAKHSIREIIDLQKQALA from the coding sequence ATGCGTCCAAGCGAAAGAACTGCAAATCAGATCAGGCCGGTTACATTTACTCGTAACTATACAATGCACGCTGAAGGCTCAGTAATGGTAGAGTTTGGTAACACAAAAGTGTTATGTACGGCTTCTGTAGAAGCGGGTGTGCCACGCTTTATGAAAGGTCAAGGCAAGGGCTGGATCACCGCAGAATACGGTATGCTTCCGCGCTCTACACATACGCGCAACAACCGTGAAGCGGCGCGTGGCAAACAAGGTGGCCGCACCATGGAGATTCAACGCTTAATCGCACGCGCACTCCGTGCTGCAGTTGATTTAAAAGCGTTAGGTGAGAACACCATTACTATCGACTGTGATGTGATTCAAGCGGACGGTGGTACACGTACGGCGTCAATTAGCGGTGCTTGTGTGGCATTGGTAGATGCTCTAACGCACATGCGTGCCAAAGGCATGATCAATGTAAACCCGTTAAAGTTTATGATAGCGGCAATCTCGGTTGGGGTTTATAAAGGTCAGCCAATTACCGATCTTGAGTATCTTGAAGATTCAGAAGCTGAGACAGACATGAATGTGATCATGACTGAAACTGGCAAACTGATTGAAGTACAAGGGACAGCTGAAGGCGAACCGTTCTCGTTCGACGAGCTAGATGAGTTACTTGGTCTTGCGAAACACTCAATTCGTGAAATCATTGATCTACAAAAGCAAGCGTTAGCGTAA